From a region of the Argiope bruennichi chromosome 8, qqArgBrue1.1, whole genome shotgun sequence genome:
- the LOC129980964 gene encoding translational activator of cytochrome c oxidase 1-like, translated as MSLTKVFQLPSVMLSKNICTISRNNFFTNHSAFFINNLVTKEMTHNRYVSNSPQPAVKSSDLSQALVSFKYLRLIKKAIREFGPIVEENKKLQILLQKAQKHNIPSDFIHFTTRISVDTRATVGLLELLLFSNCHFIVQYEDIDNAQTKHHLITMCEQSDAQLIHDNIKWPKNFDQKGIISVRKDTSFPPFNNLKEAKMTVSAQLVTEEFDPEGILFWKFYCDPSDLHRVKRYLIERNCEIEEAFVGYIPKREILVPNHVKNAARKLIVELNKIPTVDNVYTNIM; from the exons ATGAGTTTAACTAAAGTTTTCCAATTGCCAAGCGTaatgctttcaaaaaatatttgtactatttctagaaataattttttcacaaatcattctgctttttttattaataatttagttacaAAAGAAATGACACACAATAGATATGTTTCCAACTCTCCTCAACCAGCAGTTAAAAGTAGCGATCTTTCTCAAgctttagtttcttttaaatatttaaggcttattaaaaaagcaattagag aatTTGGTCCTattgttgaagaaaataaaaagcttcaaattttacttcaaaaagcaCAAAAGCATAATATACCTTCAGATTTCATTCACTTTACTACAAGAATCAGTGTG GACACTAGAGCTACTGTGGGACTTTTGGAATTGTTGCTTTTTAGTAATTGTCATTTTATTGTACAATATGAAGATATTGACAATGCACAAACAAAGCATCACTTAATAACAATGTGTGAGCAAAGTGA TGCCCAATTAATTCATGATAACATAAAATGGCCGAAGAATTTTGATCAGAAAGGAATTATCTCAGTGAGAAAAGACACTTCTTTTCCACCTTTCAATAATctaaaagaagcaaaaatgacTGTATCAGCACAATTAGTTACTGAAGAATTTGATCCAGAAGGAATCCTTTTTTGGAAG ttttattgtGATCCTTCTGATCTTCATAGAGTGAAAAGATATCTGATTGAAAGAAACTGTGAAATTGAAGAAGCATTTGTCGGCTATATTCCAAAAAGAGAAATTTTGGTTCCTAATCATGTAAAAAATGCTGCTCGAAAATTAATTGTGGAGTTGAATAAAATACCAACTGTAGACAatgtatatacaaatattatgtaa